A single region of the Nocardioides aquaticus genome encodes:
- a CDS encoding protein jag: protein MSPDGVAPDAAGDAPRGDADDVATVDAPEGGSEQRTPAAEGTPDRLSQLEQEGDIAADYLEELLDIADLDGDLDMDVDGDRAAVSIVGADLGQLVGKDGEVLDALQELTRLAVYRETGERSRLMLDISGHRAEQKRRLEELAARTIAEVRESGSPASLEPMSPFQRKVVHDAVAAAGLASESEGTEPRRYVVVLPAG from the coding sequence GTGAGCCCGGACGGGGTCGCCCCGGACGCCGCCGGTGACGCTCCCCGTGGTGACGCGGACGACGTCGCGACCGTCGACGCGCCCGAGGGCGGGTCCGAGCAGAGGACGCCGGCCGCCGAGGGGACCCCGGACCGGCTCAGCCAGCTCGAGCAGGAGGGTGACATCGCGGCGGACTACCTCGAGGAGCTCCTTGACATCGCCGACCTCGACGGGGACCTCGACATGGACGTCGACGGCGACCGGGCGGCGGTCTCGATCGTCGGCGCCGACCTCGGCCAGCTGGTCGGCAAGGACGGTGAGGTGCTCGACGCGCTGCAGGAGCTGACCCGGCTCGCGGTCTACCGGGAGACCGGGGAGCGCTCGCGGTTGATGCTCGACATCAGCGGCCACCGGGCCGAGCAGAAGCGTCGGCTGGAGGAGCTGGCCGCGCGCACGATCGCGGAGGTGCGCGAGTCGGGTTCCCCGGCGTCGCTGGAGCCGATGAGCCCGTTCCAGCGCAAGGTGGTCCACGACGCCGTGGCCGCCGCCGGACTGGCTTCCGAGTCCGAGGGGACCGAGCCCCGCCGCTACGTCGTGGTGCTCCCCGCAGGATGA